One Thermococcus kodakarensis KOD1 genomic window carries:
- the metG gene encoding methionine--tRNA ligase: MVRYMVTSALPYANGPIHAGHLAGAYLPADIFVRYLRLKGEEVLFICGTDEHGTPITFRALKEGRSPREIVDEFHEHIKTTFERAKISFDFFGRTELPVHYRLSQEFFLKALENGHLVKKVTKQAYCEHDKMFLPDRYVIGTCPYCGAENQRGDQCEVCGHPLTPEILINPRCNICGNPITFKDSAHYYIRMQDFEERLKKWVESQEHWKPNVRNTVLGWINEGLEERAITRDLDWGIPVPLDDEDVKGKVLYVWFEAPIGYISITIEHLKREGKENEWKKFWLNLDGETKVIHFIGKDNIPFHAIFWPAFLMAYGKYRDEEVEAEWNLPYDIPANEYLNLEGKKFSTSRNWAIWVHEFLDVWPADYLRYYLTAIMPETRDSDFSFEDFKKKINEELVNNLGNFVHRAMTFVNRYFDGVVPERGELNDLDRQALEEIEKAFKETGELISNYRFKDALKRVMELAIFGNRYFDYQKPWKTAKENRERTATTVNVSLQIVKALGILLEPFLPDASEKIWHLLNLEEVKKWSFEELPAGHRVRKAFPMFRKVTDGEIIYFIVNYIGRGNPDSAKILLNKYYKQEDVVKVTLERFGEKRKDEALALLKSIYGDEFKGEKPEKAGKAEKKEKVKEGKKMEYVSFDEFAKLDLRVGKIIEVNDHPNADRLYVVKVDLGDEVRQLVAGLKKYYKPEELLGHYVVIIANLEPKKLRGVESQGMLLAADDGERVALLMPDKEVKLGARIR; the protein is encoded by the coding sequence ATGGTCAGGTACATGGTTACATCTGCGTTGCCTTACGCTAACGGGCCGATTCACGCTGGACATCTAGCTGGAGCGTACCTGCCGGCTGACATCTTCGTGCGCTATCTCCGCCTAAAGGGCGAGGAAGTTCTCTTCATCTGCGGAACGGACGAACACGGAACGCCGATAACATTCCGCGCGCTCAAGGAAGGGAGAAGCCCGAGGGAGATCGTCGACGAATTCCACGAGCACATAAAGACCACCTTCGAGAGGGCAAAGATAAGCTTCGACTTCTTCGGCAGAACGGAGCTTCCCGTCCACTACAGGCTGAGTCAGGAGTTCTTCCTCAAGGCCCTTGAGAACGGCCACCTTGTCAAAAAGGTCACCAAGCAGGCCTACTGCGAGCATGACAAGATGTTCCTCCCGGACAGGTACGTCATCGGCACCTGCCCCTACTGCGGCGCCGAAAACCAGAGGGGAGACCAGTGTGAGGTCTGCGGGCACCCGCTAACGCCCGAAATCCTCATCAACCCGCGCTGCAATATCTGTGGCAACCCAATAACCTTCAAGGATTCAGCGCACTACTACATCCGCATGCAGGACTTCGAGGAAAGGCTTAAGAAGTGGGTTGAAAGCCAGGAGCACTGGAAGCCCAATGTTAGAAACACCGTCCTCGGCTGGATAAACGAGGGGCTTGAGGAGAGAGCTATAACGCGCGACCTCGACTGGGGTATTCCCGTTCCTCTGGATGATGAGGACGTGAAGGGAAAGGTCCTCTACGTCTGGTTCGAGGCTCCGATAGGATACATCAGCATAACCATCGAGCACCTAAAGAGGGAAGGAAAGGAGAACGAGTGGAAGAAGTTCTGGCTCAACCTCGACGGCGAAACAAAGGTCATTCACTTCATCGGCAAGGACAACATCCCGTTCCACGCGATATTCTGGCCCGCCTTCCTAATGGCCTACGGCAAGTACAGAGATGAGGAAGTCGAGGCCGAGTGGAACCTGCCCTACGACATCCCCGCGAACGAGTACCTCAACCTTGAGGGCAAGAAGTTCTCAACGAGCAGGAACTGGGCGATATGGGTTCACGAGTTCCTCGACGTCTGGCCCGCTGACTACCTGAGGTACTACCTCACCGCCATAATGCCCGAGACGAGGGACAGCGACTTCTCCTTTGAGGACTTCAAGAAGAAGATCAACGAGGAGCTTGTGAACAACCTCGGTAACTTCGTTCACAGGGCCATGACCTTCGTTAACAGGTACTTTGACGGCGTCGTCCCGGAGAGAGGAGAGCTGAACGACCTCGACAGGCAAGCCCTCGAAGAGATAGAGAAAGCCTTCAAGGAGACTGGAGAGCTAATCTCCAACTACCGCTTCAAAGACGCTTTAAAGAGGGTCATGGAGCTGGCCATATTCGGAAACCGCTACTTCGACTACCAGAAGCCGTGGAAGACCGCTAAGGAGAACCGCGAGAGGACGGCAACGACCGTCAACGTCTCGCTCCAGATCGTCAAGGCCCTTGGAATACTCCTCGAGCCGTTCCTGCCAGATGCCAGCGAGAAGATATGGCACCTCCTAAACCTCGAGGAAGTCAAGAAGTGGAGCTTTGAAGAGCTCCCAGCCGGGCACAGGGTAAGGAAGGCCTTCCCGATGTTCAGGAAGGTAACTGACGGGGAGATAATATACTTCATAGTGAACTACATCGGCAGGGGCAACCCGGACAGCGCGAAGATTCTCCTAAACAAGTACTACAAGCAGGAAGACGTCGTTAAGGTCACCCTTGAGCGCTTCGGAGAGAAGAGGAAGGACGAAGCTCTAGCGCTCCTTAAGTCAATCTACGGTGATGAGTTCAAGGGCGAAAAGCCCGAAAAGGCCGGTAAGGCCGAGAAAAAGGAGAAGGTTAAGGAGGGTAAAAAGATGGAGTACGTGAGTTTTGACGAGTTCGCCAAGCTGGATTTGAGGGTTGGAAAGATAATAGAGGTCAATGACCACCCGAACGCGGACAGGCTCTACGTTGTCAAGGTTGACCTTGGGGACGAGGTCAGGCAGCTCGTAGCCGGGCTTAAGAAGTATTACAAGCCCGAAGAGCTTCTCGGCCACTACGTCGTCATCATAGCCAACCTCGAACCCAAGAAGCTCCGCGGCGTGGAGAGCCAGGGGATGCTGCTGGCAGCGGACGACGGCGAGCGCGTTGCCCTGCTCATGCCGGACAAAGAGGTAAAGCTCGGGGCAAGGATAAGGTAA
- a CDS encoding helix-turn-helix transcriptional regulator, producing the protein MAVALFVFLFLISSFVKAQEVVSLEVTVDPTGYVRVEELVALDNYSVVNVVPLLSDKVDALLVLDKNGEPLFYNVNGSTLEIMGSATVANITYYTASITSKSGEVWTVAFSSDVPVKIVLPEGAIIVDLSEIPVEITDEYLVMPPGNISVSYILPPPTETETSTSTSTQTTPQSQSSTSSTTTAGVSESSTTSSKGGSSSLVLIGVLVVLLAVVVGALWYFKGKTGGNENSDDTTSIVQKINREELEKKLDSMNLNDEEKKALLYIYDRGGVARQSDVRNELGIPKTTAWRMFQRLEKQGLVRVYKKGRENWVELTL; encoded by the coding sequence GTGGCAGTAGCCCTATTTGTGTTTCTATTTTTAATCTCCTCATTTGTGAAGGCCCAGGAGGTTGTTTCGCTGGAAGTAACAGTTGACCCAACCGGGTACGTCAGGGTCGAGGAACTCGTTGCCCTCGATAACTATTCTGTTGTTAACGTTGTCCCGCTCCTCTCCGATAAGGTTGATGCCCTTCTGGTTCTTGACAAAAACGGTGAGCCCCTATTCTACAACGTCAATGGATCCACTCTTGAAATAATGGGCAGTGCAACAGTTGCTAACATAACCTACTATACCGCGTCCATTACCTCGAAATCGGGGGAAGTCTGGACTGTTGCTTTCAGTTCGGACGTTCCGGTTAAGATAGTTCTCCCCGAGGGGGCGATTATAGTTGACCTGAGCGAGATCCCAGTTGAAATAACGGACGAATATTTAGTTATGCCCCCAGGAAACATAAGCGTCTCCTATATCTTACCTCCTCCAACCGAGACAGAGACGTCAACATCAACATCCACCCAGACAACGCCTCAAAGTCAATCGAGTACTTCTTCCACAACTACGGCAGGCGTCAGTGAATCCTCCACAACTTCCAGCAAAGGTGGTAGCTCGAGCCTAGTATTGATAGGTGTCCTTGTTGTGCTGTTAGCTGTGGTAGTGGGGGCTCTGTGGTATTTCAAGGGCAAGACAGGCGGCAATGAAAACAGCGATGATACCACTAGCATAGTACAAAAAATAAACAGAGAGGAGCTTGAGAAAAAGCTTGACTCAATGAACCTCAACGACGAAGAAAAGAAAGCCCTTCTCTACATCTACGACCGCGGGGGCGTGGCCAGACAGTCTGACGTCAGGAACGAGCTTGGAATACCAAAGACAACCGCCTGGAGGATGTTCCAGCGGCTTGAGAAGCAGGGACTCGTAAGGGTGTACAAAAAGGGAAGAGAAAACTGGGTCGAGCTGACCCTCTGA
- a CDS encoding sulfite exporter TauE/SafE family protein, with amino-acid sequence MGLITYLILGLVIGFVAGLFGVGGGFLLVPSLVILGVPIHKAIGTSLACISISALASAYTHLRSGRVLYRVVLLKEMFSIPSAILGAYLSSHLPERLLRVVFGVLLLYLAVAMLRSKKGDCEMEKGKIEYRNVPLVGLVSGLVSGLLGVSGGILNVPLFHTLVGIPIKYAVGTSSLALLFTALAGTFEHWRLGHVQPNIVLFLAPGLIMGARLGAKTVSRVNPRSLRAGFAALLAIVAVRMLL; translated from the coding sequence GTGGGTTTGATTACTTATTTGATCCTGGGGCTTGTGATAGGCTTTGTCGCTGGACTTTTCGGTGTTGGTGGGGGCTTCCTCCTGGTGCCCTCCCTGGTAATCCTCGGCGTTCCAATCCACAAGGCAATAGGTACGAGCCTGGCCTGCATCTCCATAAGTGCTCTGGCCTCGGCTTACACTCACCTTAGGAGTGGAAGGGTTCTTTACCGAGTCGTTCTCCTCAAGGAGATGTTTTCCATCCCCTCCGCTATCCTAGGCGCTTATCTTTCTTCACATCTCCCTGAACGACTTTTGAGGGTTGTTTTTGGAGTGCTTCTCTTGTATCTCGCAGTCGCAATGCTCCGCTCAAAGAAAGGAGACTGTGAAATGGAGAAGGGCAAAATAGAGTACAGGAACGTCCCCCTGGTCGGGCTGGTTTCGGGACTGGTTTCGGGACTGTTGGGTGTCAGTGGGGGTATCTTGAACGTCCCGCTCTTCCACACCCTTGTCGGGATTCCGATCAAATATGCGGTTGGAACGTCGAGTCTCGCACTGCTCTTCACTGCCCTGGCCGGAACTTTCGAACACTGGCGCCTGGGTCATGTTCAGCCCAACATCGTTCTCTTTTTGGCCCCGGGACTGATTATGGGGGCGAGACTTGGCGCAAAGACCGTTTCAAGGGTCAACCCAAGGTCACTGAGAGCAGGATTTGCCGCGCTACTTGCGATAGTGGCGGTTAGAATGCTCCTTTAG
- a CDS encoding GNAT family N-acetyltransferase: protein MRIERVKNPLSLKDELLKFVFRVYQSTNGAYPALEWVENKPSPDDFDGFKKVYEPFLEFRLGKEFDELYVLRDNDGKIAGTVALVYNLEGKDVWWVPEEIKDEKTGLIEFFMVHPDYKGKGYGSKLLGFAIERLKNLGKDPYIITFPNLEAYEYYLRRGFVKVMDYRGFVVLKYRGG, encoded by the coding sequence ATGAGAATTGAAAGGGTCAAAAACCCGCTCTCCCTCAAGGACGAGCTCCTGAAGTTCGTCTTCAGGGTTTACCAGTCAACAAATGGGGCCTATCCGGCCCTTGAATGGGTGGAAAATAAGCCTTCTCCCGACGATTTTGATGGCTTTAAGAAGGTTTATGAACCATTCCTTGAGTTCAGGCTCGGAAAGGAATTCGACGAGCTCTACGTTCTCAGGGATAACGATGGAAAGATCGCGGGAACCGTTGCCCTCGTTTACAACCTTGAAGGCAAAGACGTATGGTGGGTACCTGAGGAGATAAAGGACGAAAAGACGGGCCTCATTGAGTTCTTTATGGTTCACCCTGATTACAAGGGAAAGGGCTACGGTTCAAAGCTTTTGGGCTTCGCAATAGAGAGACTTAAAAACCTCGGAAAGGATCCGTACATCATAACGTTCCCCAACCTTGAGGCCTACGAGTACTACCTCAGGAGGGGCTTCGTTAAGGTCATGGATTACAGGGGGTTTGTAGTGCTAAAATATCGCGGGGGGTAA
- a CDS encoding peroxiredoxin, with product MNYLEIKVLDENGEGKPLKDFVLGRWTVLYFYPKDNTPGCTTEAKEFSELIEEFEKLGVQVIGVSRDSPGSHRKFREKHNLKVKLLSDPNAELHKALGAWGKKKRYGKEYEGAIRSTFILNPEGEIVWKKINVRAKGHAAKVLEEVKKLIGSEE from the coding sequence ATGAACTATCTGGAGATAAAAGTGCTCGATGAGAACGGTGAGGGGAAGCCCCTGAAGGACTTCGTCCTCGGAAGGTGGACGGTTCTCTACTTCTACCCAAAGGACAACACTCCCGGCTGCACCACAGAGGCAAAGGAGTTCAGCGAGCTCATTGAAGAGTTTGAAAAGCTCGGCGTCCAAGTCATCGGTGTCTCCCGTGATTCCCCCGGGAGCCACAGGAAGTTTAGGGAGAAGCATAACCTCAAGGTCAAGCTCCTGAGCGACCCGAACGCAGAGCTACATAAGGCACTCGGAGCTTGGGGCAAGAAGAAGAGGTATGGGAAGGAGTACGAGGGGGCGATAAGGAGCACATTCATTCTAAATCCAGAAGGAGAGATCGTCTGGAAGAAAATAAACGTGAGGGCAAAAGGACACGCGGCCAAGGTTCTCGAAGAAGTCAAAAAGCTAATAGGGAGTGAGGAGTAA
- a CDS encoding ferritin-like domain-containing protein, which yields MNELEALALALEVEKNELKFYLKLARKTTDERARKMFLFLAKEEAEHWDLFEEKFVERLIEKCELPPVDKELAQKLIVEEPETLSEVEAVKIGMEQEKLTWEFYEKAAKEAEHESVRRLFEELAKVEKGHYELLKAQYDSVMQTGIWMDYQDFSLEVD from the coding sequence ATGAACGAGCTTGAAGCCCTAGCCCTGGCCCTTGAGGTCGAGAAGAACGAGCTTAAGTTCTACCTGAAGCTCGCAAGAAAAACAACCGATGAGAGGGCCAGAAAGATGTTCCTCTTTCTGGCGAAGGAAGAGGCCGAGCACTGGGACCTCTTTGAGGAGAAGTTCGTTGAGAGGCTCATTGAGAAGTGCGAACTCCCTCCTGTGGACAAAGAGCTCGCCCAAAAGCTGATCGTCGAGGAGCCCGAGACCCTCAGCGAGGTCGAGGCAGTGAAGATCGGCATGGAACAGGAGAAGCTCACCTGGGAGTTCTACGAGAAGGCCGCGAAGGAGGCCGAACACGAGAGCGTCAGGAGACTCTTTGAAGAGCTGGCCAAGGTGGAGAAGGGCCACTACGAGCTTCTGAAGGCCCAGTACGACTCTGTCATGCAGACGGGCATATGGATGGACTACCAGGACTTCAGCCTTGAGGTGGACTGA